The Desulfonatronum sp. SC1 DNA window AATCAACGGGAGAATCGGAGGACACGGCCTTCGGGAAGGAGGTGGCCGATGTCTAAGTCCAAGAAAACCCTGTACATCGACTACAACCTGTGCATCGGCTGCGAAAGCTGCGAGGCGGTCTGCGGATATTTGTACGGCCAGCCCCGAATCCACATGACCCGGACCAGCGACGGGATCACCGTGCCCATCAGCTGCCACCACTGCGCCAACCCGGCCTGTCTCAAGGCCTGCAACGTGAACGCCTTTTACCAGGACGACGAAGGCGCGGTCATCCTCCAGCCCAAAACCTGCGTGGGCTGCATGGTCTGCCTCTCGGTCTGCCCCTTTGCCGCCATCTCCCATTCCCGCACCGGCCCCAATCCCGTGGCCAAATGCGATCTCTGCGCCGAACGCCGCGCCAAGGGCATGACGCCGGCCTGCGTGGAAATCTGTCCCTGCGGGGCCATCCTTTTCGGCTCCCCGGAAATAATCGAGGCCGAACTGCGTCAGCGGGTAGCCGAGGGCATCGTCCAGTCCCACATGCACCCGGAACGCTTCGGCACCCAGGTCGGCCTACGGGCCATGAAGAAGTCCGTCAGCGTGGAAGGTTATGCGGCAGGCACGGCGGAAAAGGAGGAAGATCAGGGCAGTTGAACGCTTCTTGACTGATGCCTCCCAAACGCGGATTCATGCCCTGTTTGTGTCTGATCGTTCCCACGCTGGAGCGTGGGAACAATCAACGATCATATGGAAATTAGGAGTAAACCATGCCGTACGTGAACATCAAAATTACCAAGGAAGGAGCTACCCCGGAGCAGAAAGCCCTGCTGATCCGGGGTGTCACCGAGTTGTTGGCCGACGTGCTGGGCAAGAACCCGCGGACCACGGTAGTGGTCGTCGACGAGGTGGAGACGGACAACTGGGGCATCGGCGGGGAACCGGTCACCGCCCTGCGCCGCAAACAGAAGGAGGCGTGAAATGGCCGAGGAGACCATTTCCTGGCAGGATTTCGAACGGGTGGAGATCCGCGTTGGCACGGTGGTGGACGCCCAACCTTTTCCCGAAGCCCGCAAGCCGGCCTATATCGTGGAGGTGGATTTCGGCCCGGAAATCGGCCGCAAGCGGACCAGCGCCCAGGTCACGGACCACTACGCGCCGGAAGACCTCATCGGCCGACAGGTGGTCGGGGTGACCAACTTCCCGGCCAAACAGATCGGCCCGATGCGTTCCGAGTTCCTGCTGACCGGCTTCTACCGCCCGGACGGCGGGGTGATCCTGGCCGTGCCGGACAAGCCCGTGCCCAACGGGGCCAGGCTGGGTTGAGTGTTGCAATGCAAGGCTCACATGCACCCAGCCAATGCCGATCTCTACGCAAGGCAAACAAACTCAATATATCGAAATATCCGGCATCGTTAATTTTTTGCCGAGAATCCATGATCTTGCACTGATTCATTTGAGTGAAACGATACCTTCCACGCAGTCGGGAAATAATTCAGACATTGCCGAGCAGTAAAACGCACGAGGGCCGGTCGATGCATCGACCGGCCCTCGTGCGTTTTATGCGACGAAACAACAACATGGGGCGTTGTTTCGACGAAGATGGTTTTATGGTTATGGTTCACCATCCGCCATGTGAATGGGTCGTTCCCGCACTCGGTCTCTCGGTGCGAGATCCGGAATCCGCCCCACGACTTATCGGCTCGACGCTATTGCGTCGGCTGCGCGTCAAACGGCACGCCTTGCTCCCGGCCTTGTCCATCGGTTTGCAAGTTCTGCTCTGACCCAGGCTCTCCCATTGGCGCTTCAGGTGAAGCTTCAGGCTGCATCAACGGACGTTCCTGCCCAGTTGGCTGTTCGTACCCAGGAGGACTTTCCCCTGGCCTGGCCGGTGGCTCGTATTCTTCCGGTTCAGGACCGCACGCGGTCCCCAACAACATCCCCATTGCCAGTATCAGTAAGAGCACGGTCTTTTTCGCGAACATCATTTCCCCTTAGTATTCAGGCGTTACGCCAGCATACCTACTGCATTTGATCCAGCTTGGACGCCAGTTTTTCCTGCAATCCGGAGTTCATCTGCACTTCCTGCATGACCTGATTATACGTGTCCACGTCCAACCCACTCTCCTGGACGGCCTGGACCATGGCCGCCCCCGCTTCTTCCTGCATTCGCTGGGCGGACTCCGGATCGGCCACCTCGGCCAGGGATTCCTGCAATTCCATGCGAATCTCATGAATTTCAAGATATGCGGTCGCAACTTTTTGAAGCTCGGCATCACTGAATTGAGCCGCGGTTCCCGGCTGCTGCATCATCGGCTGTCCCTCGGCTTGACCGGTCTGGGCGTGAACGCCCACGCTCAAGGCCAAAACGAGCAAGCATGCGAGAGTTGATCCAGTCAGCAGCAAAAAAAACTTCTTCATCGTCAAAAACCTCCGAATAAATTTGAGCCGCAAGGTCATCAAGCGGCATCATCCCTCTTTAAGCATGCACCGTGCCAGAACCGAAACAGTCTCCCTCCCAATCACAAAAAATTCAAAATATAAATATAATACAAGATATTGACGCCTCTTGTCGAACGAAACGGAAACAACGTTCAACGTGATCAAACTTGAAGTGCGTCCTCTTGGCATGTATAAATAAGTCACATGTGCAACTTCATCCCTATCCACGCAAGGAGGACCATGCTCCATCGTATCCCGGCGTTGTCCGACTACTTCAGTCTGCGTACTGCCCTGGTCATTTCCGTTATCCTGCCCTTGGCCCTGGCCATGGGGCTGACCGGTTACCTGCTCCTGCAGCTCGTGGAGCGGAATATCGAGCACCGGATGCAAAAGGATCTGGAACTGGTGGCCAGGGCGCTTCAGTTGCCGCTGAGCCATTCCATGGAGTTGGACCGTCAAGGCAGCGTGCTGCGGGCGGTGGAATCCGCCTTTTCCATTGGCAGGGTCTACAGTGCGTATGTGTATGATCGGCAGGGGCGCCTGATCGCCTCGGCCGGGCGAAGCGAACCGACACCGGAGCAGGAGCGGCTGACCGAGTTGGCCACGGACGGCGAGCAGCGCGGGGAGTACGGACACGTGGCCGGGCGAGAGGTTTTCTCATACTTCGTCCCGCTGAGCGACTCCGGCGGCAAGGTCAACGGCCTGCTCCAACTGACCCGGCGAAAAAGCGACATCCAGGAGGATGTCCGGGCTCTTCGCGCTCGCGTCGCGTTGGGGTTGGGCTTGGGGTTGCTGGGCATGTCCGGGCTCGTTCTCTTCGGGCATCACCGCGCCC harbors:
- a CDS encoding 4Fe-4S dicluster domain-containing protein, with product MSKSKKTLYIDYNLCIGCESCEAVCGYLYGQPRIHMTRTSDGITVPISCHHCANPACLKACNVNAFYQDDEGAVILQPKTCVGCMVCLSVCPFAAISHSRTGPNPVAKCDLCAERRAKGMTPACVEICPCGAILFGSPEIIEAELRQRVAEGIVQSHMHPERFGTQVGLRAMKKSVSVEGYAAGTAEKEEDQGS
- a CDS encoding 2-hydroxymuconate tautomerase family protein; protein product: MPYVNIKITKEGATPEQKALLIRGVTELLADVLGKNPRTTVVVVDEVETDNWGIGGEPVTALRRKQKEA
- a CDS encoding tRNA-binding protein: MAEETISWQDFERVEIRVGTVVDAQPFPEARKPAYIVEVDFGPEIGRKRTSAQVTDHYAPEDLIGRQVVGVTNFPAKQIGPMRSEFLLTGFYRPDGGVILAVPDKPVPNGARLG
- a CDS encoding DUF4168 domain-containing protein, whose product is MKKFFLLLTGSTLACLLVLALSVGVHAQTGQAEGQPMMQQPGTAAQFSDAELQKVATAYLEIHEIRMELQESLAEVADPESAQRMQEEAGAAMVQAVQESGLDVDTYNQVMQEVQMNSGLQEKLASKLDQMQ